One genomic segment of Leptospira neocaledonica includes these proteins:
- a CDS encoding GAF domain-containing SpoIIE family protein phosphatase, producing MSTIDSETRKYKSLLNTSTILNANLDLYQLLPLIMLYSKDLLEAEASSLFLLEEKDGFLYCEVALGEKGEIVQKYARLEPGQGIAGWVAKEKKAIILEDAYTDPRFNPALDQKTGFRTRSLACVPLYIADKVIGTLEILNKSDNRSFEASDVEVLNSLSEMAAIAIKNAQAHETLKKRVLELRLLYEFEKLTVAEKSIHELGNWLLDKVLEFLEAKAGTIYIADPTLEVLRVLAARGIPEEAIHNIQVPYGEGISGWVAKEKQSLLIQNLDEDPRYDKSAKYKFEANSLISAPLLFRGELLGVISVNNKYSGFAFTHADLEMLGAIANRLSVTIKNANLFHKVLDTDRELKRAREVMHKILPSSLPYVGGLEFGVQHIPYDNVGGDFYNILKLDENRSAVLIADVSGHGLSASVVATVIHTVVSTFDSETLSSPSKFFTALNYALYNKLAGNFLTAFYGIIHTGTNTLSYTNAGHNPPILYRKSEGSSLHLETKGKLVGVIPDLFFEEYVTSFQPQDRLVLYTDGLTEHSNTDRTRRYSEDLLSLAVRNHSQTHSAEAAETLIKECRTYCHRSDFEDDVTLLIVDRV from the coding sequence ATGTCCACTATTGACTCGGAAACCAGAAAATACAAAAGTCTACTGAATACGAGTACGATCCTAAATGCAAATTTAGACCTATATCAACTTCTCCCATTGATCATGTTGTATTCCAAAGATCTGTTGGAGGCGGAAGCAAGCTCCCTATTTCTTTTAGAGGAGAAGGACGGATTTTTGTACTGCGAAGTTGCCTTGGGTGAAAAAGGTGAGATCGTCCAAAAATATGCAAGGCTGGAACCTGGACAGGGTATCGCAGGTTGGGTAGCGAAAGAGAAAAAAGCAATCATACTTGAAGATGCATACACTGACCCAAGATTTAATCCTGCCTTGGATCAAAAAACGGGATTTAGGACCAGATCTCTTGCATGTGTTCCTTTATACATTGCGGACAAGGTAATCGGAACCCTTGAAATTCTGAACAAATCGGACAACAGAAGTTTCGAAGCTTCGGATGTAGAGGTTCTTAATTCACTTTCCGAAATGGCTGCAATCGCAATTAAAAATGCACAAGCACATGAAACTCTTAAAAAGAGAGTGTTGGAACTCCGACTACTTTACGAATTCGAAAAATTAACAGTCGCAGAAAAAAGTATCCATGAATTGGGAAATTGGCTCTTGGACAAGGTACTCGAATTCTTAGAAGCAAAGGCGGGAACCATTTATATTGCAGATCCGACTTTGGAAGTCTTAAGAGTGCTCGCAGCCAGAGGAATCCCAGAAGAAGCAATCCATAATATACAGGTCCCTTACGGAGAAGGAATTTCAGGTTGGGTCGCAAAAGAGAAACAAAGTCTACTTATCCAAAATTTGGACGAGGATCCAAGATATGATAAGAGCGCTAAATACAAATTCGAAGCAAATTCACTCATCTCCGCTCCACTATTATTCCGAGGAGAATTATTAGGAGTCATCAGCGTAAATAATAAGTATTCCGGATTTGCATTCACGCATGCAGATCTAGAAATGTTGGGCGCAATTGCAAACAGACTCAGTGTCACCATCAAAAACGCGAACCTATTTCACAAAGTTTTGGATACGGATAGAGAGTTAAAACGTGCCAGAGAAGTAATGCATAAGATCCTTCCTTCTAGCCTTCCTTATGTAGGAGGTTTGGAATTCGGAGTACAACATATTCCGTACGATAATGTAGGTGGTGATTTTTATAATATTCTAAAATTAGACGAGAATCGTAGCGCAGTCTTGATCGCCGACGTTTCCGGTCATGGTCTTTCCGCCTCTGTAGTTGCCACAGTCATTCATACTGTTGTAAGCACTTTCGATTCAGAAACATTAAGTAGTCCCTCTAAATTTTTCACCGCGCTCAACTATGCACTATATAATAAATTAGCAGGGAATTTCCTAACCGCATTTTACGGGATCATCCATACAGGTACAAATACATTGTCCTATACCAATGCCGGTCATAACCCTCCGATCTTGTATCGAAAATCGGAAGGAAGTTCCCTACATTTAGAAACAAAAGGAAAACTAGTCGGAGTGATCCCCGACTTATTCTTTGAAGAATATGTAACTTCTTTCCAACCACAAGACAGATTGGTTTTATATACGGATGGACTTACAGAACATTCTAATACAGATAGGACCAGAAGATACAGCGAAGACTTGCTAAGTCTGGCGGTCCGGAACCATTCTCAGACACATTCTGCGGAAGCAGCGGAAACTTTGATCAAAGAATGTAGGACCTATTGTCATAGATCCGATTTCGAAGACGATGTTACTCTGTTGATCGTGGATAGAGTTTAG
- a CDS encoding M14 family metallopeptidase yields MDVLSYYLETYEACRKAFLSYKKQLKSKFARFDHECLEIPKGGGELDVYYLGEKKKPAKRLVIMSSGIHGVEGFAGSAFQRRWIEEFLLDDKSTYKLPKNSDFLILHGINAHGFKNFLRVNEKNVDLNRNFALKREKLHKKFKNKKYRKIQSFLNPGSEFGNFFFEYVFFIIRFLGVVIRFGAKYVLDAAVNGQYEFPKGIYYGGRKPEPVVRVLRKYFKKVLKPYDRILILDFHTGYGEKNGISLMQNAEKGSREDKNLKKVFGDFGLLLNEGEEDFYRTSGDFTDFFGKILAKEKDLFPITVELGTFGNLNVMGAIRGSFLMISENRIRFYGSKSESEADKVREEFKQMFYPNREDWRLAAMDHVFGIVPEAITRFSKL; encoded by the coding sequence GTGGACGTATTATCGTACTATCTAGAAACCTACGAAGCCTGTAGAAAGGCCTTTTTATCCTACAAGAAACAGTTAAAATCCAAGTTTGCTCGTTTCGACCATGAATGTCTGGAGATCCCAAAGGGCGGGGGAGAATTGGATGTTTATTATTTAGGAGAAAAGAAAAAACCAGCAAAACGTTTGGTCATCATGAGCTCTGGTATTCATGGGGTAGAGGGATTTGCAGGTTCTGCGTTCCAACGCAGATGGATTGAAGAATTTCTACTGGATGATAAAAGCACTTATAAACTTCCGAAAAATTCGGACTTTCTCATTTTGCATGGGATCAATGCTCATGGTTTCAAAAATTTCCTGAGAGTGAATGAAAAGAACGTAGATCTGAATCGTAACTTCGCTTTAAAAAGGGAAAAACTTCACAAAAAGTTCAAAAATAAAAAGTACAGAAAGATCCAAAGTTTCTTAAATCCCGGTTCTGAGTTCGGCAATTTTTTCTTCGAGTATGTATTCTTCATTATCCGATTTTTGGGAGTTGTAATCCGTTTCGGTGCCAAGTATGTTTTGGATGCAGCTGTAAACGGTCAGTATGAATTCCCCAAGGGCATCTATTACGGCGGTAGAAAGCCGGAACCTGTGGTCCGGGTTCTAAGAAAATATTTTAAAAAGGTGTTAAAACCTTATGATCGTATTTTGATTTTGGACTTTCACACAGGTTATGGAGAAAAAAACGGGATCAGTCTCATGCAAAATGCAGAGAAAGGTTCTAGAGAAGATAAAAATTTAAAAAAGGTATTCGGTGATTTCGGTCTTCTTTTAAACGAAGGAGAGGAGGACTTTTATAGGACCTCCGGAGATTTTACGGACTTCTTCGGTAAAATTTTAGCAAAAGAAAAGGATCTATTCCCGATCACTGTCGAGCTGGGAACTTTCGGAAATCTGAATGTGATGGGTGCAATCCGAGGAAGTTTCTTAATGATCAGCGAGAACCGTATTAGATTTTACGGTTCCAAATCCGAATCGGAAGCGGATAAGGTGCGAGAAGAATTTAAACAAATGTTCTATCCAAACCGGGAAGACTGGAGGCTTGCCGCCATGGATCATGTTTTTGGAATTGTTCCGGAAGCGATCACTAGGTTTTCTAAGTTATAA
- a CDS encoding LIC10816 family protein produces the protein MDTVTIFALALLAVPVFARFARVSKDAMNRYHLIGLGGLFLILGEATKITATKVTPIAAVLPMIDIATAILAYAGVLFGVVWLSLYYVKHPNEI, from the coding sequence ATGGATACAGTGACCATCTTCGCATTAGCGCTTTTGGCTGTTCCTGTGTTTGCCCGGTTTGCCCGAGTATCCAAGGATGCGATGAATCGCTATCACCTAATCGGATTGGGAGGTCTTTTCCTAATTCTTGGTGAAGCTACGAAGATTACTGCGACTAAAGTTACGCCTATAGCAGCAGTTCTTCCTATGATTGACATCGCAACTGCGATCCTAGCTTACGCGGGGGTACTTTTCGGGGTAGTATGGCTATCACTCTACTACGTCAAACACCCGAACGAAATCTAA
- a CDS encoding DsbA family protein, translated as MSLEFKRPDTKHSILYVADPVCAWCYGFSPIFEKIREKYSEKIEFTLVLGGLKYGPEVETFSEEVTEKLKYLWKEVERISKRNFHYDILQNRNVKYDSEPGSRAVITAQRIDPTLSFSFLDKLLEGFHSKGKDPNRFETYAEIAFELSLPLDEFKELYDREETLLETRNDFNYGYILGVTGFPCLVFSDGLDRGILTKGYASFAEVDGLLGDYFRSIGSF; from the coding sequence GTGAGCCTAGAATTCAAACGCCCGGACACCAAACATTCCATCCTATACGTAGCCGATCCGGTCTGTGCCTGGTGTTACGGTTTCTCCCCTATTTTTGAAAAGATTAGAGAAAAATACTCCGAAAAGATAGAATTCACATTAGTGCTTGGTGGATTAAAATACGGACCCGAAGTAGAAACATTTTCGGAAGAAGTCACCGAAAAACTAAAATACCTCTGGAAAGAAGTAGAACGGATCTCTAAAAGAAATTTCCATTATGATATACTTCAAAATCGAAATGTAAAATATGATTCGGAACCTGGTTCCAGGGCAGTCATCACAGCACAAAGGATCGATCCAACTTTATCTTTTTCCTTTTTAGATAAGTTACTGGAAGGTTTTCACTCCAAAGGAAAGGACCCGAATCGTTTTGAAACATACGCAGAGATCGCTTTCGAACTTTCTTTGCCCTTGGATGAATTCAAAGAATTGTATGATAGAGAAGAAACTCTCTTGGAAACTAGGAATGATTTCAATTACGGGTATATTTTAGGTGTAACCGGGTTTCCTTGTTTGGTGTTTTCAGATGGTCTAGATAGAGGTATCTTAACTAAAGGATATGCTTCCTTTGCAGAAGTGGATGGACTCTTAGGGGATTATTTTAGGTCTATAGGAAGTTTTTGA